ACCCGGCCGCGCAAACCATCAGCGGGCCCACCAGGAGCCCGATCCAGAACCCCACCCCCAGGTACTTGAGGACGGTGAAGCAGCAGTACGCGCCCAGCATGTAGAAGCTGCCGTGGGCGAAGTTCAGCACCCCGAGGACACCGAAGATGAGCGTCAGCCCGCTGGCCACGAGCCATATGAACATCCCGTTCGACAGGCCCGCCAGGCAGACGTGGACGACCGACTGCATCACGCGAACGGCGGACGGGTCCCCGGTCCCTCAAAGGGCGGCCGGTTGAAGTACGACTTCGCGGGGATGAGCCTGGTCTCCCCCATGACCTTGAACGGGTATTTCGGGTCCGCCTTCGTCTTCCCCCAGGGGACGTCGTACAACGCCTGGTGGTCCTCCTTGCGGAACACGCGGTGGCCCCCCGGGGAGTTCATCTCCATCCCCTCGAGGGCGGCGATGACCGCCTTGGTGTCCTTCGACCCCGCCTTCTCCACCGCCGCCTTGAACGCGAAGATGGAGGAGTACCCGGTCTCGGAAACGTAGGCGGGATAATGGTTCCAACGCTTATGGAAGCGGGCGACCCAGTCGTTGTTCGTCTTGTTGTTCGGGTACAGGAAGAAGTACCGGCCCGAGATCCAGATGTTGTCGGGCATGTCCTTCCCGAGCCCCTCGAGGACGTCCATGGCCGCCCCGACCGGGAACATGACGTGCTTGACCTTCTCGAAGAGGCCCGCCTCTTTCGCCTGCTTCACAAAGGAGATGAGCTCCCCCGCCCACTCGGTCGAGTAGAGCCCGTCGGGCTTGGCGTCCATGATCGTGTTGATATGGGAGCGGAAGTCCGTCGTCCCGAAGGGGGCCCACGACTCGGCCGTGAAGGACACCCCGGGTTTCAGCTTCGTCAGCGTTTCCTGGAACATCTTCCAGCAGGTGAAACCGTATTCGTACTTCGGGCTGATGGTAGCCCACTTCATGGCGGGGAGGTCCTTCGCGATGAAGGCCGCCGCGTTCGAGTCGTGGTAGGTGGCGTTGCAGATTCGGAAGATCTGCTTGATTCCCTTCTTGAAGACGAACTCCTCGGTGAGCTTCTCGGTGGCGGCGTGCGTGAACATGATGACGCGGTCGAGCTGGGCGACCACGGGGGCCAGCGCCAGCGCCTGCCCCGAGGAGTCGATGCCGGCCAGGAAGTCGGCGCCCCAGCTATCGACGAAGTAGCGGGCGTTCTTGATCGCGTCGTCCGCCTTCAGGGTCGAATCGCGGAACTCCATCTCGACCTTCTGCCCGGCGATCCCGCCCTTGGCGTTGATCTCCTCCACGGCCATCTGGGCTCCCATCTTGTGGAACTCGCCGTACCCGGCGAGCGCCCCGGAGAGGACGGCCTGGTAGCCGATCTTGATCGGCCCCTTGACCTTCGGTGTGGCCCCCCACACCCACTTCGGGGTGAGCAGGCCGCCGCCCAGTCCCCCCGCCGCCACAGCCAGGGAACCGGCCCCCGTGAGCTTCAGGAAATCCCGTCGTTTCATCCCCTTCTTTTCCATGGTTCCTCCCTTGGAAATTTTTTTATTGCATTGCCCGATCATACAACAAAACGCCGTTTCTGGATGAGGTACACCCCTTATAGGGCGGTATCAGAACGCCATCGACGCGCGGATCGCGCGCAGCGTTCTCTCCGGGTCCGGCAGGTACGACTTTTCGAGGGCATAGGGGAACGGGGTGTCGAACCCCGTCACGCGTGCGACGGGCGCCTTCATATGCAGGAAGC
The DNA window shown above is from Deltaproteobacteria bacterium and carries:
- a CDS encoding ABC transporter substrate-binding protein, translating into MEKKGMKRRDFLKLTGAGSLAVAAGGLGGGLLTPKWVWGATPKVKGPIKIGYQAVLSGALAGYGEFHKMGAQMAVEEINAKGGIAGQKVEMEFRDSTLKADDAIKNARYFVDSWGADFLAGIDSSGQALALAPVVAQLDRVIMFTHAATEKLTEEFVFKKGIKQIFRICNATYHDSNAAAFIAKDLPAMKWATISPKYEYGFTCWKMFQETLTKLKPGVSFTAESWAPFGTTDFRSHINTIMDAKPDGLYSTEWAGELISFVKQAKEAGLFEKVKHVMFPVGAAMDVLEGLGKDMPDNIWISGRYFFLYPNNKTNNDWVARFHKRWNHYPAYVSETGYSSIFAFKAAVEKAGSKDTKAVIAALEGMEMNSPGGHRVFRKEDHQALYDVPWGKTKADPKYPFKVMGETRLIPAKSYFNRPPFEGPGTRPPFA